In Cynocephalus volans isolate mCynVol1 chromosome 16, mCynVol1.pri, whole genome shotgun sequence, the following proteins share a genomic window:
- the LOC134364685 gene encoding zinc finger protein 883-like, with protein MDKSTKLVSLEDVAVEFTWEEWRYLNDAQRTLYRDVMLEIYSSLVSLDVQIVNDLIERSQESHGRYLWRGVIMNGNQSTEERVVLGKSVNAHSMHILNLVINNENYSGMGHEELNKCQHAVLPETGAMCAGQKADEHNISEESHSHHEHLSEHAKTPAGQLFEYSGNGQFSNTVPIMFAYKKTHMGETTCKYSEYGKACNKSSVIAQEIAQVGMKTFQCIICGKMFYKKARLTQHPIIQTGEKHDKYSEFQKSFIKQSYLISYQGTSTGKAFNQKSPLNRHQRIHKSKTIYECKENSKAFNQISAFSMHWRTHPGDKPHKSNRCRKRMNNKPSFRMNQSTHTEKTPYECKECGKAFKQKPKLSRHQRIHKGEKPYECKECGNAFKFKSHLRMHQSIHTGEKPYECKECGKAFKLKSHLNKHQRIHTGAKPFECKECGKAFKQKSYFSMHQRIHTGERPYQCKECGKAFNQKSHLGRHQRIHTGEKPYECKECGKAFNRKSEVSMHQSVHPGEKPYKCKECGKDFKLKLHLSKHKRIHRGGKPYGCKECGKAFNQKSTLSMHQRIHTGERPYECKVCGKDFNRNSHLSRHQRIHTGEKPYECKECGKAFNRKSYLSKHQRIHTGEKPYECKECGKAFKFKSHLRMHQRIHRGEKPYECKECGKAFNQKSHLSMHQRFHTGERPYQCKECGNAFNRESELSRHQRIHRAKKPQ; from the coding sequence atGTCCAGATAGTCAATGACCTAATTGAGAGGAGCCAAGAAAGTCATGGTAGATACTTGTGGCGAGGTGTAATCATGAATGGAAATCAATCAACTGAGGAAAGAGTGGTGTTAGGAAAATCAGTGAATGCACATTCAATGCATATTTTGAATCTggttataaataatgaaaactatTCAGGAATGGGGCATGAGGAGCTTAATAAATGTCAGCATGCAGTTCTTCCAGAGACTGGTGCCATGTGTGCTGGACAGAAAGCTGATGAGCATAATATATCTGAGGAATCACACAGTCATCATGAGCATCTTAGTGAGCATGCTAAGACTCCAGCTGGGCAACTTTTTGAATATAGTGGAAATGGCCAGTTCTCCAATACAGTGCCAATAATGTTTGCATATAAGAAAACTCATATGGGTGAGACCACTTGTAAATATAGTGAGTATGGGAAAGCCTGTAATAAGTCATCTGTCATTGCCCAAGAGATAGCTCAGGTAGGGATGAAAACTTTTCAATGTATCATATGtgggaaaatgttctataaaaagGCTAGACTTACTCAACATCCGATTATACAAACAGGAGAGAAACATGATAAATACAGTGAGTTTCAGAAATCTTTTATCAAGCAATCATACCTTATTTCATATCAGGGAACATCTACAgggaaagcttttaaccaaaagtcaccCCTCaacaggcatcagagaattcacaaaagtaaaacaatatatgaatgtaaggaaaattcaaaagcttttaaccaaataTCAGCCTTCAGTATGCATTGGAGAACACACCCAGGTGATAAGCCCCACAAAAgtaatagatgtagaaaaagaatgaacaacAAGCCATCCTTCAGGATGAATCAGAGTACTCACACAGAGAAAACaccttatgaatgtaaagaatgtggaaaagcttttaaacaaaagccaaaactcagcaggcatcagagaattcacaaaggtgagaaaccatatgaatgtaaagaatgtggaaacgCTTTTAAGTTTAAGTCACACCTCAGAATGCATCAGAgcattcacacaggtgagaaaccatatgaatgtaaagaatgtggaaaagcttttaagttAAAATCACACCTcaataagcatcagagaattcacacaggtgcgAAACCatttgaatgtaaagaatgtggaaaagcttttaaacaaaagtcatacttcagcatgcatcagagaattcacacaggcgAGAGACCATAtcaatgtaaagaatgtggaaaagcttttaaccaaaagtcacacctcggcaggcatcagagaattcacacaggtgagaaaccatatgaatgtaaagaatgtggaaaagcttttaatcgAAAGTCAGAGGTTAGCATGCACCAGAGCGTTCAtccaggtgagaaaccatataaatgtaaagaatgtggaaaagattTTAAGTTAAAGTTACACCTCAGCAAGCATAAGAGAATTCATAGAGGTGGGAAACCATATGgttgtaaagaatgtggaaaagcttttaaccaaaagtcaaccctcagcatgcatcagagaattcacacaggtgagagaccatatgaatgtaaagtatgtggaaaagattTTAACCGAAActcacacctcagcaggcatcagagaattcacacaggtgagaaaccatatgaatgtaaagaatgtggaaaagcttttaatcgaaagtcatacctcagcaagcatcagagaattcacacaggtgagaaaccgtatgaatgtaaagaatgtggaaaagcttttaagttTAAGTCACACCTCAGAATGCATCAGCGCATTCAcagaggtgagaaaccatatgaatgtaaagaatgtggaaaagcttttaaccaaaagtcacaccTTAGCATGCATCAGAGATTTCACACAGGTGAGAGACCATATcagtgtaaagaatgtggaaatgcTTTTAACCGAGAGTCAGagctcagcaggcatcagagaattcacagagCTAAGAAGCCACAgtaa